ATACGAATTTGCTATAGCCCTCTGGCTGTGTTATCTAGTCACATGACCAGGAGAATGAATCTTTAAGGCAGCAAGTTCAAGACAAAGCTCTCTAAAGACTTTTAGTTGGTTTTGACATCATTGAAAAGGTTTAAACACCAAGTTGTCATTCAGTGGAAATCTTTCTTCAATTGAAGAGTTCTAAAACGGCAAAGAGATGACTGCTGTAGAGGCAGAAACTCCCAGGGAAGCTTGCTGGAGGAGGGCACagagaataattattatgagtTAATAGACCATAATATTGTTACATAgatgaaaattatatgatcAAAATGACTGTCGTAGTTGATcagaaaatgatcaaataaTATCTGAAACTATTCATATGATGCTCGATGAGCTAATGGAACTTGTCGGTTTTACTCTCTTTCCTCTTCCATTTCCCGGCAAAATACTGAAGCCAAAGAGTTGGGTGGTGGAATCAGAGACCTGTATGAAACTAAATTTTCCCGAGGTTTAAACCATAGGTTACTGATTTTGCTCTTGAGGACACTATCCCCATCCATGAAACAAGAAAGAGACAAATCCGACCCTGATCAAGTTGAGAACTTCAGATTTCTTCTGAGAAAACTGTTCATATATAATCTAAGCTAGTTGTCACATGATATATATACCCTTGATTcctggaaaaaatatatatggtaaTCCAGGAggttaatcaaattattctgTATGCTCCTGGTTCAGGAAAAAACCATTATTATGATTAAGATGACCATGGTTTATGTCATAACATTgtgcttttgaatttttttctctcgTGACAATTCTTCAATAACGGCTAGAAGCtgatgtaattttatttcaaggatattttttctctttttccattttagtTCCTTTTACTGTCTCTGCACAAACCTGCTGTTGTTTGGCCATCAttaagtgtattttttttcttaatgtttTCCATCTCTGCAGGTTTTCTCGGATTTGGAGCGCTCAGTTTGCCGAATGGTCCATCGCCAGGTTAatgtttccattttatctaaactttttcttgtttactGATAGTAATTACAGCTAAGAGGACCTTGTCCAGTTTACTTGGCTGTGGTTTATAAGAGTCAGATTTTCTATGGCAGCCAAAATTATTCTCTTGCACTAATCAGATATTAAACGTTGAGTGCTAGGGTTctgttaattttcattttaatatctttGGTGCTGGAGTTTCTGCTGAAACTTGATGGACATTTTCTAGTTATATTGTTCGCGAAATATCTTATGCGAATGCAAGTTCTAGTGGAAATTGATGCGAATTCTCTAGTTACACTGTTTGCACAATGTCTTATATGAATGCATTTCTTTAGAGCTTGCCCCTTTCCTTACATAAGGCAATCCATATATGTGCAGGTTGCTACCATTGCATGGTTTGAGGCAGATTCTGTTTGTGGAAGTCACGCTGTTGCAATACCTATAGTTCTTGTTTTGCCTTACATTTTTCGTTTATTTCAATGTCTTCGGCAATATAAGGATACAAGAGAAAAGACGGCTCTTCTAAATGGTAAGTTGCtttatgtttcttgaatttattctGTAATGACATTAAGTTTTTAGAGGAACTGGGCATGACTTGGTTTTCtatgtgtgtctgtgtgtctTTTCTCCCTCCTGTCAGCTACACACTTTTAGATGGAGACTACCTGGAATGAATGGAATTAGGTTGATctgtaataaaaatacttgttcatgattttttttctttgaaaaagaaaggtcCTTGTTCAAGGTGCCTTATGGTCCAGCATATATTTCtgttttggtttcttttcttaaGTTAGGCTCTCATGCTtccaaaatttgatatgaagTTGTGtgctatttttcttcataattGTTCCAACAatcccttttctttctcttccaaTATGATTCAAAGCCATAAATCCTGGTTTTGCAAGCATGAATTGTGGTAGAACTAGTCAATTTAAGAGTTGGTTTGAGTGTGAAGTTGCTTTgcataactttattttttctcttttcccaGCCTTAAAGTATTCAACGGCAGTACCAGTTATATTTCTTTCAGCCCTCAAGTATCACGTTTTTCCTGAGAAAtggacaaatatatataggcCTCTCTGGCTGTTATCGAGTGTATTGAACTCTTTGTACTCGTTCTACTGGGATATTACACGCGATTGGGACTTGAGGTACATATACTGTGATATTGGTCTAACCTATTTCTGATATTCCAACGAAGTGAGATTAATACTCAATTCTGTAACTAGTTTCTGAGAACATATTCTCAGTTATTTCTCAAAGAtcattgttttttcttatctcttttttctttttttgggggggggggggtNNNNNNNNNNNNNNNNNNNNNNNNNNNNNNNNNNNNNNNNNNNNNNNNNNNNNNNNNNNNNNNNNNNNNNNNNNNNNNNNNNNNNNNNNNNNNNNNNNNNNNNNNNNNNNNNNNNNNNNNNNNNNNNtttttttgggggggggggggatcaGTTGAAACTTACCAcctacttttttcttttctcgcAGTTGCTTCACTCGGATTTTCAAGTTCAGCAAACCGCACATCTTATCCCACATATTATATGGAAGGAAATGGGTAAAGCAGAACTTCTTTCCTTTGCTATTTTTCTATCTTTGCATGTATGATCATATTagttattgaatattttattttcccaATAATTTGATTGATGCTTTCAAATATCTATTATACACAAAGAAAAAGGCCTCTAACTTGGGTGGCTGCAAATTGTACGCAATACCTTGTCAAGCTAACCCTTTGTGCTTGGAATCTGGCAGGTCTATTTTTGGGTAATCGGGAGCAATCTTATTCTGCGATGCACATGGACGTACAAGCTGTCAGCCCATCTTCGCCATAACTACCTCACCGTGTTCACCATAACTGCCCTTGAGATGCTGCGCCGTTTCCAGTGGGTATTCTTTCGGGTGGAGAACGAGTGGAATAAAatgaacaaatcaaatattcaGCTGGCCATGATGGACTTGCCGAAAGaggaagataaattgcttaatCCCAATGGTCATAGTGTATAGAATTGACTAAACAGTAGATTGGTTTAGCAGCATTTCTTGAGGTGATCTAcgtcctcctcctcctcctcattgGGAAGGTAGACACCCAGCCCCATTTTCTCTCATCattctatataaaaagaaatacctTTTTTGGTATTAGTAGCAATATTAAATTGACTCATCTTTTCTCTTACATGTGAGAAAACATGTTGATTATTCTGTGGCATTCATTTGGATTCATGCTTTGATACAAAGTTAAATCCTTTGGCATTCATTTGGATTCATGCTTTGATACAAAGTTAAATCCTTCTGTCTTACCTAATTATCCATACAGGATTCCTTTCTCACCATACAAAACAACAATCAATCTAGGGTAAAGCAGTTTGCGAcagtttaaaataagtatttaatgtCAGTTTACTGTTGAAAATAAGCTAAAAAGTTGTTTTTGGTTTGCAACTTTTGGttttgaaattgatatttgggattgctatttcttttttctttgtttttggtgATCTTAGTTTCAGagagtgtttgcaaaaattttcgcatttaaaaaagtaatttttgtaaaaaaggTAGGAAATTGTAGTAGAATCAAAAGTGTGTAGTGTTTGTcaaaaaagtgaaaagcaaataaaagttaaattggatagtgtttgaaaaaaaattacttctaaaataaatttaattgataaatgattgtcttgtttttatgtgttaaaaagatattatgtttttgcttattatttcatttgttgtttgtctctaataattattttttctcaaaaatcataaattttattttgattagtatttaatatttatgtttttaaaaatatttaaaaaatgtgtctaatttaataatgctcccactaagtatataattgttgatttatacacaataattaaacttgcatgattgcaaaagaattattttattaattaattaaataataatatgagaacaaaataatgtaattatatgatatagcatgtaaaatatagaaaaacttaaagtattaaaaatgtgaaagtgtaaatttaattattgttaaacttcaaattagttgaaaacttcgatatcaactttaaatatacaattttaaaaataaattaaaatagtaaattgaattaaaattattataataagagtaaaatagtcaaaaataaagttgaatttattttttttttaaaaaaaaaagctaaagCAGCTAAGGTCAAAAAGTGTTTTTCTTAGCCGTTTCAAAAGCAGGAGATGACACttcaaatacttcaaaaaTGCTTTTTGGAGAGTTAGGAGTTGAAAAGCGCTTTTTCTAAAGCGCAAGTAAATACTCCCTCAGACAAACCCCAATCTAAACTAAAAgtctattttcttcttgttttaatttcatgcGAACTTTAATCACGACTACCACAACAATATTTATGTCTCAAACCTAGTTTACAACAATATTTACCcctgaaaatttattttattatagttaaattttcCTATAAACAACAAATAACTATTAGCACCATTGCGATAATATGTGGAACTCTTTTTTTAGCCTTACAtcaatttaatcatataataacactaacaataaattataataactcaactaatacatgaatataattataaataaagtacaattaaaatatttcgcATAAATAAGACAATTATCCAAACATTTAATAGAACTCGAACTTGTTCATTAGCATAATCTGTAGTGACTGTTAACAACGTTTGTGCTCTAAGAACCTTATAGCAAGTTCATAGATGCACAACAATTAGACGAGTCCATCTTTATTAACTTAGCCTAATTATTTACTCATATTAGCACAAACGTAAAATAGAatggaaaacataaaaatgattATGTTCAGGAAGATGCacttcaatatataaaatacaatctcataacaaataaaattatcggtattgtaaataaaaactaacttgataaataataagaaagagATTTCATTTAgcgaaaaattttaaaaaccattattcaatatttggGGTATGATATTATTAGTTCATTctcaaataaatgaatgacAACTATAGGAAAAGAATTGAAGGAGGGGCGaggttataattttgtattttcgaCTATATATAGATTAGTGAAAGATCTTCTATCACACTTTCGTGTCACACATTGATGTCATATTTATGCGTATATTATatgcacttttatttttaaattataactaaattttgaaaataaatacgTATCAACTATTTGTTGACgcaacataaaaatattagagaaGATTCACCTTCGCATATATATACTCTCTCAAAACATTGtacaaagaggaggaaaaaagagaaatccTCCTATACCAATTCACTCATCTTATATTGCGGTCCATGCCAAGATCGTAGATTTCCACCACCGCTGCTCCGCCACAGCGGGTGGTTGGTGAATGAAAGATGGCGACAGAAGCGGTGGTTTTCGCAACCAGCTCTGACTTTCCTTGGGATAGAAAGACAAAAAGTTTAACAACAAAGGGACAAGCCTGAACTGTAAATAACGTTAAGGGAAGCATATGAGGTCTCAACATCCTTCACACATTTCACCAATCGGTGGTCCTCATCATCCTTTGAACCAATGAAACATCATGAAATCCCCCGAGTTACTTATATGTCACAGAAATTTCTCAAGTTAACAGGCGCCAattgaaattatgagaaaatcCCACTTGACAAAGAATTTGCTTCGCCACTCCTGTTCTTTTGTCGTTTGGCATTTCTTTCTTATCCTTCAAAGAACATGGCTTCACACCCATTCTGTGGCTTCAGTTCCTCATTAACATCTTTGTTTCTCTGATGTTGTAAGTAGCCCCACTGTAGCTGTCTTCTCCCTTTCTTCCTTCTCCGAATTTCAAACCCACTTCTGATTTCCTTTTCCATGCAAGAAAAAGAGCTGAATTCGCTGTCTTCTCTTCTTCAGCAAGATTCTTGAAACAGGGCGAGGGCCAGTTGTTCATCTTTCGAGTTCTCCGAGTTAGTGAGCTTTGCGGACAATCTTGAGAGGAACACTGAAGGATTTCCCGCCAAAGATTGtgacttttgaaattttcccGTTGAGTCAGCCCAGACCAGAAGGGGAGACCTGTGTGGGACGATGGAGAAGTTCATGCAGCGAGAAAATGTTCTTCTGGGATATGCTAATCAGGGGTTCTCCGGCAACTCCCCAAGAACGCCGCCGAGGAGCTCGGATGATATGGATTTTAACGATGTCTTTGGGGGTCCTCCGAGGCGGTTTTCTATGCCGGAAGTGAAAGGGAGATACAGTTTCGGAGAAACAGTGGATTCCGAGGATGAAAGAGCCTCATCATCGCCGTGGGAGACGTTAAAGGAGAAACCTGTGTTCGGTGAAGAAAGTCTGGCAAGAAGGCGACATCAGGGCGATGATTTCTTTGATGACATATTTAAAGGTGATGAGTCTTATAGCTCTCCGCGGAGGACTGATCGTGATCGGGATAGTCCATACGGGTCGAACCCTGCCTCCAGGACTATGAGCCCTGCCAAGCCTTTACCGCCTAAATCTGAGCCTTTTGCCACCTCACTCCATGCTCAGTTCAGGTTATATCTACATTTTCTGCATCTTGTTTGTTATATTCCATACCATCTTATCTTTGAATTGGGGGGTTACTTCAATTTGGGATTGTAGCAATTTGGTTTTCTGTTATAGACATTTCTTGACATAAATCTtagtttctttcttgattcatAAGGCAAGACATCTTATATATCTTTACTTGAAATGTTTTCCTGTAATTCTAGTCTGCCTGCTAAACTGACCAAATGCACGGAGATTCCTACATTTGGTTCCCGCAATCATGGCCAACAGAGGATGGATGGGAATGCAAATGGATTAAACAGTCCACAGTCTTCAAGTTCTTTATCTAGATTTTCGAATGAAGCAAATCGGGGCCAGGATGAGATCAGAAATGAAGTTTATCCAGTTTATCGTCAAAGCCCCTTGTCTCGTCAAACTTCTTTTAGAAGCGAGGATTCACCGTCCAATGTCGCATATGATCAGAAAGCCAATACTGAAAACGTGAAAAAGGAGACAAGGAATGTTGACAGCTCTGGCAACCAGTTTCATTTCTCTATTTACAAATGGGCAGGTAAAGGAGTTCCAATGCTAATGCCCCTTGTGATTGGGAATAATTTGAAATCGAAAGACAAGGGTAAGCATGATAGGTCTGTAAGCTATAGCGGGAGGATTGAGAGTAAATCATCGACCATGACAAATCAAGGTTCGACAGCTAAAGAGCCCCAATCCTTGAGAACAGATCACCAGAAGGAAGATTTGAGGAGCAAAGAAGAGACAAAAGAACTGAAAAGTTCTATTAAAGAAGTGGTTCATGAAATTCCAGAGTCAAAATCCCGAAGCAGCACGAGTGATACCGTTGTTCTTGGGGCAGCTAGGCAAAGTATAAAAGAAGAACTGGTGAAATCACTAGATGAAACTAATACACGAGAGGAAACTAAGAAAAAGGTCTCTCTGAAGATAGAAGAGTCTCTCCAGTCTGAAATGAAGCCTCTTCATGCATTGATCAGAGAGGAGGTCAAACAGCCAGgtgattttatttgaatgtTGCTTCAATACTGGTGAatctattttttcattttgtaacACGAAATACTACTGAAATTTCAGGAAAAACAacagaaaagaaggaaaagaaaaatagaactCAAACTAATGCGCATGGCAGCAAAAAtgtgaagaaaaatgaaactgTAGAGAAATCTAGCTTGCAAGAGGCAGCTGAAAAATCAGGAGCGACTCCTCTGAAACGTGGAGTCAAAGGGAAGGTCAGAGAGTTTGTTCAGATTTTCAATCAGGAAGCTGATTCAAGGCCTAAAGCTGATGTTCAGAGAAGTCAGAGTTATAGATGGAAAGCGGCTACCGTTGatcaaaaagagaaagaagtaAGCTCTGATGCAACAAAAGCCAGAGAAAAGTTTGTTAACTTGCATAATGTAGACAAGAAGCCAGATGATTTTGTCAAGGTACTCGCTTCCATCCATTAAGTTAAAAGAATATGATTTCAGTGGattagcagcagcagcagcataTGAACTAATGACACATATGCTGTTATGTTATGCTATCACCTTCAGGTCAATGAAAATCTAAACAAGGATGAAGCACGACAATACTCTCCCACAAAGGCCCCAGGTTATACAAGTAACCATTCTTCTACTAATCAGAAGAATACATTTTCATCAGGTTAGCATTATTGGcgtttataaaagaaaaggataataCTATAAACGAGACGAGTTTATTTAGCTCAAGGCTACTGCAAAGTAAAATGGTCatcttctttgttttccattGTTGAGTTTGTGGAAACTTATGAACTAAAAGTAGGCTGTAGGTAAATGATTGAGTGCAAGATGCAAAAAAAGATAGATCTTTGTGCAGGACAAAGGGGATATAACTAAACATGGACTTCCGCATAAACTTTGCTAAAGAACGTATGTTATGAGATATTGTCCATATCACATTTAATCACTGAACTTattgtgatattttattttttaaagttctCCATCTGTAATCAGAGCCTATTTTGCGTTTTTACTTTGACATCAAACTCTTACTCCGGCAAGACTTCTTATTTGTATTCTCAGAGatgattttgcatttttccagAGTCGTTTAACAGGAAGTCAAAGATTTTTGTGGAAAACTTAGATGATCCTCTGGACAACTTCCTGGTATGTGACTTCTTGATTATTCTTTAATACAGCATGCTTGTCAGTTGGCTTCATTTGTTGCTGATTTTATGTCTTCAATGAAGTCCTCAACATGACAGGCCTTGAGTTTTTACCGTTGGACTTTGCATGGTTTAACAGGTCCAGGAATTATCTGATGACCATGAAAAAGTTACACCAAGTGAAGGTGCTGAGGACACAAAAGTAAGTTCTGTGTATGAACATTTTGTAGAGAGATTTGAACTGGATTTGCGTATGATGTTGAAGATCATATACAAGAAATTCCTCCACGATATCCATCACATTAGTTTCACCGATATAAGAATAGAAAGAGAGAAACGAAAGGATTATACACCCTTTTGGGCGTTTCATACATAGACGCAGACCAAATGATAGAACCACATTCTTTTTCctctattataatttaacgTTAACAACGTTATATCTCTAACTTACTGCAGGCAATAGATGctaaaattcaagaatggGCAGTTGGGAAGAAAGGGAACATCCGTTCGCTGCTATCGACTCTGCAATATGTAAGCCTTCTTTCATATTCCAATTTCCACTTCAGGATGGCCTAATTATGTTtgtatttctaatttaaagAAACCTCAGCTACTGACACATAGCTTCACAGGTCCTTTGGCCTGAAAGTGGATGGAAACCAGTACCCCTCATTGATCTAATAGAAGCAAATTCCGTGAAGAGAGCATATCAGAAAGCTTTACTCCGCATACATCCAGATAAGCTGCAGCAGAAAGGTGCCGCTTTTAATCAGAAGTATACTGCAGAAAAGGTGTTCGACATTCTTCAGGTAGGTAGTCTACTTCATCTccatgttttcttttgttttgaataTGGAAAACGGTGAATCTCACTGGAGAGCTTCTTCGAGACTTTTCAATTTGATACACATAAAGACTCGTCTATTTTAATGCAGGATGCATGGGACAATTTCAACACTCTTACTCCACTTTAAATCGTGTGAACAGTTACTCGAACTCCATACGGAACCAAAGAAATCCGATTCCCTTGTGAGCATTTTTAAGTACAAGTGCAGATGTAAATATCATTTTGACAGACAAAacttatagattgaattttccAAAAAGCATAATGATACCACTGTTTCCTCTTTTTCCCAGAATATTGAGCATTAAGAGACTGTCAAAAGTTTTAGTTTGCTCGTTCGCAGACTGTTGTAATCAAAGGAAAGACAATAATTACAACATCTTTATTGCTCGAAATAAAATAGCTCGAGTAACGATCTCGTTCAAGGAAATGATTTCTTTTGCAGATCTTTTATACAGAATGTcgaattttctcattttttatccatttCGACCATGCAGCTGCTGGATTGACACGATTTTCGCTATTTTCATGCTGCGTTTACATcaaatgacttatttgtttCCGGAAATCTACTCAATAAAAATCACAGAGCTTGTACTCTTTGTAGAAAACAACAGTCTtgtaataagaactacaatCCTAATAAGAGCAACATACTGTCATCATCACCAgacaattttttatgtaagcAAATCTGTAGCTCAGCATCTACTTCAACTGAGTTGCTCTTCTAACCCTCAAACAGAAAATGGAAGAAACTGTTGCCATGAAGACAAAAATGAGTATTGAGTTATGGTTCAAAGGATAATCCTTTTCTATTATTTCCAGAATGATTAGGCTTACCAACTGCTGTGATGGCCAGCTATAAGTGGTGGGGTTTGGATAAAAGTTTTGCTTAGTTTTAGTAGGGTTCAACTACTGGTCTGGTGCCATATTCAACCATCCAAGTGATTGTTCATTAGTCTTGTCTACAACTTCTTACAAACAAGTCACAAGTTTGCATGCATTTGTACTAGAAGTTTATGATCAATAATCTCCAGCGAAGTTACTCTTTTAGTCCACAGGACAAGGGCTTCAATACTTTTAGTACTatgttttatgaaattctCGAAAtggttccaaaattaaaaaaactcaacACATTTAATCATATGCTTTACATGATTCTCAAAATAGtcccaaaattagaaaaattcaacacatttagtcccataaatctCGTATAGACAATTAAATGTAtcgagttttctcaattttaaaacCATTTTAAAATTCCCATAAAGTAGAGAAttaaaagtgtattttttcaatatttagaCCATTTTGCAAACTCCTTAAATTAGAGCGCGAAAAGTATTGCACCTCATATCCTATAGCCACAATCTAATGAAGGGTGATTTTATTCTCCAACTAATAATAGTAAGGCTCAAAACTGCACAAGAAATGCCATTTTCTTAATCCCTTTTCATCTGTATTTCCTACTTATATCAAAATCAAGATATTCTGTATACAACTCAAATAAGTACATACTGAATTTACTTCTCAACTATCAGGTCATAATACAGTAATATAATCCCAACATCAACATGAGGTTATTTAAATGAATCGACATTTACCCATTCTATATTATGTGGATGGTAGTCCcttaaactatattttgataacTATATCTCCAGCATTACATA
The window above is part of the Sesamum indicum cultivar Zhongzhi No. 13 linkage group LG7, S_indicum_v1.0, whole genome shotgun sequence genome. Proteins encoded here:
- the LOC105166170 gene encoding J domain-containing protein required for chloroplast accumulation response 1 → MEKFMQRENVLLGYANQGFSGNSPRTPPRSSDDMDFNDVFGGPPRRFSMPEVKGRYSFGETVDSEDERASSSPWETLKEKPVFGEESLARRRHQGDDFFDDIFKGDESYSSPRRTDRDRDSPYGSNPASRTMSPAKPLPPKSEPFATSLHAQFSLPAKLTKCTEIPTFGSRNHGQQRMDGNANGLNSPQSSSSLSRFSNEANRGQDEIRNEVYPVYRQSPLSRQTSFRSEDSPSNVAYDQKANTENVKKETRNVDSSGNQFHFSIYKWAGKGVPMLMPLVIGNNLKSKDKGKHDRSVSYSGRIESKSSTMTNQGSTAKEPQSLRTDHQKEDLRSKEETKELKSSIKEVVHEIPESKSRSSTSDTVVLGAARQSIKEELVKSLDETNTREETKKKVSLKIEESLQSEMKPLHALIREEVKQPGKTTEKKEKKNRTQTNAHGSKNVKKNETVEKSSLQEAAEKSGATPLKRGVKGKVREFVQIFNQEADSRPKADVQRSQSYRWKAATVDQKEKEVSSDATKAREKFVNLHNVDKKPDDFVKVNENLNKDEARQYSPTKAPGYTSNHSSTNQKNTFSSESFNRKSKIFVENLDDPLDNFLVQELSDDHEKVTPSEGAEDTKAIDAKIQEWAVGKKGNIRSLLSTLQYVLWPESGWKPVPLIDLIEANSVKRAYQKALLRIHPDKLQQKGAAFNQKYTAEKVFDILQDAWDNFNTLTPL
- the LOC105166168 gene encoding SPX and EXS domain-containing protein 1 isoform X2; protein product: MKGGVTPLSSAAIMPSPLLLWRFKVLLFFIWGFSCCKIGWDSVMRMSADLRDLFLYEAFLYYNPLLLVTMMVWLWGINLWVFAQANVGYAKIFDLDQSHLTHREIWKCATWMTIVVPTSMTAYLYLYSHGEVSLAASQPVLLYTAVAMTLIFPFDIFYLSSRFFLLRTIWRIMFPLQAISFADFFLADIFTSMSKVFSDLERSVCRMVHRQVATIAWFEADSVCGSHAVAIPIVLVLPYIFRLFQCLRQYKDTREKTALLNALKYSTAVPVIFLSALKYHVFPEKWTNIYRPLWLLSSVLNSLYSFYWDITRDWDLSCFTRIFKFSKPHILSHILYGRKWVYFWVIGSNLILRCTWTYKLSAHLRHNYLTVFTITALEMLRRFQWVFFRVENEWNKMNKSNIQLAMMDLPKEEDKLLNPNGHSV